TGTTCATCTGTGGTTAATTTCCGGGAACTCAAAGGAGAATTGATCAATGGGTGAGAAGCAGGTATTCCAGCCCCTTACCAGGGAAGATAAAATAACGGTCGTGCTCTACCGTGTTGGTATCGTCATAGCCGCCATCGCGATGATCGGGCTGGCGTTCCTCCTGAAGACGGCATCTTCAAATCCCGACACGGCACCAGGCGGCCTGTCGGCAGACATCTTTATGTATGGCCTTTATGGCTCCGTCGGTATGAGCGTATTTTTCATTCATCTGTATGTGGGCAAGTTCAAAATCTATCTGAAAAACCTGTTCTTCATCAGCCTCGGCTGTCTCGCCGTGCTCCTCTTTATCGGGAAAGGGTCCTTGTCCGGTGCGCTGATGCACGGCCCGTACGGCCCGCTGCTCCTGCTGCCGCTTTCCGGATGCCTGGGATTCGTGACCGCAAAAGAGGCTTTCTGCTTCAAGCTCGTCGAGGGCTACATCCTTGCCATGATCATGCCGATCTACCTGCTTCTTGTCTCGAGCAGCAATCTCACTGGCCAGGGCGCGTCCTATGGCCTGGCCCTGATCGCAGTCCTTTTTGTCCTCTTCACGCTGCGAAAAATATTCATGCCACTCGCCTACGATATCGGCGACAAATCAGCCTATCATTAAAACTAAACAATCAGCAGTTTGACCTCGAAGCACGCGACAGAGATCGGGGAGGGGCGCAGGCTGCCGGTCTCCCAGGTAAAACCGACAGGGCATAAAAAAAGGCCCTCCGAATTGACGGAGAGCCATCTTTGTGCAAACAACAGGGATGTTACTTGTGCTCGGGAGCGGCGGGCGCCGTCGAGGTCATCGTCGACGTCATCGTCGTGGAAGACTGCACAGCGGGTTTCGGAGCCTCCTGCTTCTGGCATCCGGCAAAAGCGAACACCGCGGCGACCATCGCAACGGTGATGATTGCAAAGATCTTCTTCATGATTCTTCACCTCCTTTCATATTAAGTTAAGTGAGTAACAGCAGCGCGCTCGTCTCGATAGAAATGAATTGGGCGAAAAACGCGCAGCCGGAATGAATTGCTCTCGTGCCGGCACTGCCCGGACAGACCAGCGCAAAACGGACGGATTATATGCCTTTTAACAAAAAAATCAAGCAAGAAATATCTGACATTGAATCTTTGTTGTTTGACCTCATCCTCTCCGACGCCTTGCGATTTCTCTATCAAATTTTCTCTCTTTTTTCTCATGAACAACTCCAGAGGGCAGGTTGAAATTGACTTGTCTCTAGACGGTCTGATCATGCTGATACCTTTGCCTGACTTCACGCGCCTCCTTTGCTCCGTTCACATAGCATCTTTCGGCCCCGGAGGCAATCCAGCCATAGATCCAACTTTCCAACCGGTACAATAAGTCGGGATCGGTCACTAGCGTCAGCTTTCTGCATCAGTTTGAATTATTAAAAGCGTGACAACAGGAACATTACCGTGTGCCGCTTCTCCTTTAGCAGCAGGAGAAACATGAGACTTGAAAAAATATAATAAATATGAATATACGACTGGAAAATCCGTCGCTGCTCCCGGGGAGTAGTATAATGTTAATAGGTAGGTAATGCGAACAAAAGGAGGTGTTCTATATGAAAAAGACATTACTTATACTAATGGGAGT
This genomic interval from Nitrospirota bacterium contains the following:
- a CDS encoding DUF2301 domain-containing membrane protein — its product is MGEKQVFQPLTREDKITVVLYRVGIVIAAIAMIGLAFLLKTASSNPDTAPGGLSADIFMYGLYGSVGMSVFFIHLYVGKFKIYLKNLFFISLGCLAVLLFIGKGSLSGALMHGPYGPLLLLPLSGCLGFVTAKEAFCFKLVEGYILAMIMPIYLLLVSSSNLTGQGASYGLALIAVLFVLFTLRKIFMPLAYDIGDKSAYH